One Homo sapiens chromosome 3, GRCh38.p14 Primary Assembly genomic window carries:
- the IQCF1 gene encoding IQ domain-containing protein F1 isoform X2, which produces MAKTPVLVETQTVDNANEKSEKPPENQKKLSDKDTVATKIQAWWRGTLVRRALLHAALSACIIQCWWRLILSKILKKRRQAALEAFSRKEWAAVTLQSQARMWRIRRRYCQVLNAVRIIQAYWRCRSCASRGFIKGQYRVTANQLHLQLEILLDSGPCIVTECIPFSIKE; this is translated from the exons ATG GCTAAAACTCCAGTTCTGGTTGAGACACAGACAGTGGACAATGCCAATGAGAAATCAGAAAAA ccCCCAGAAAACCAAAAGAAGCTCTCTGACAAAGATACGGTAGCCACCAAgatccaggcctggtggcggggcACCCTGGTGCGTCGGGCACTGTTGCACGCAGCCCTCAGTGCCTGCATCATTCAGTGCTGGTGGCGGCTGATACTGTCCAAGATTCTGAAGAAGAGGCGGCAGGCAGCGCTAGAGGCCTTCTCCCGGAAGGAGTGGGCAGCAGTCACACTGCAGTCCCAGGCCCGCATGTGGCGCATCCGCAGACGCTATTGCCAGGTGCTCAATGCTGTTCGCATCATCCAGGCTTACTGGAGGTGCCGCTCCTGTGCTTCCCGGGGGTTCATCAAGGGCCAGTACAGAGTCACAGCCAACCAGCTGCATCTCCAGCTGGAGATCTTGCTGGACTCAGGGCCTTGCATTGTGACAGAGTGTATTCCCTTCTCAATAAAGGAATGA
- the IQCF1 gene encoding IQ domain-containing protein F1 isoform X1, whose product MAKTPVLVETQTVDNANEKSEKPPENQKKLSDKDTVATKIQAWWRGTLVRRALLHAALSACIIQCWWRLILSKILKKRRQAALEAFSRKEWAAVTLQSQARMWRIRRRYCQVLNAVRIIQAYWRCRSCASRGFIKGQYRVTANQLHLQLEILLDSGPCIVTECIPFSIKE is encoded by the exons atg GCTAAAACTCCAGTTCTGGTTGAGACACAGACAGTGGACAATGCCAATGAGAAATCAGAAAAA ccCCCAGAAAACCAAAAGAAGCTCTCTGACAAAGATACGGTAGCCACCAAgatccaggcctggtggcggggcACCCTGGTGCGTCGGGCACTGTTGCACGCAGCCCTCAGTGCCTGCATCATTCAGTGCTGGTGGCGGCTGATACTGTCCAAGATTCTGAAGAAGAGGCGGCAGGCAGCGCTAGAGGCCTTCTCCCGGAAGGAGTGGGCAGCAGTCACACTGCAGTCCCAGGCCCGCATGTGGCGCATCCGCAGACGCTATTGCCAGGTGCTCAATGCTGTTCGCATCATCCAGGCTTACTGGAGGTGCCGCTCCTGTGCTTCCCGGGGGTTCATCAAGGGCCAGTACAGAGTCACAGCCAACCAGCTGCATCTCCAGCTGGAGATCTTGCTGGACTCAGGGCCTTGCATTGTGACAGAGTGTATTCCCTTCTCAATAAAGGAATGA
- the IQCF1 gene encoding IQ domain-containing protein F1 has protein sequence MEEKQPQKTKEPSKEDEPQQKEMPTHLSLGAESKAEAKTPVLVETQTVDNANEKSEKPPENQKKLSDKDTVATKIQAWWRGTLVRRALLHAALSACIIQCWWRLILSKILKKRRQAALEAFSRKEWAAVTLQSQARMWRIRRRYCQVLNAVRIIQAYWRCRSCASRGFIKGQYRVTANQLHLQLEILLDSGPCIVTECIPFSIKE, from the exons ATG GAGGAGAAGCAGCCCCAAAAGACGAAGGAACCCTCAAAAGAAGATGAGCCTCAGCAGAAGGAGATGCCAACCCATTTGTCCTTAGGAGCAGAGTCaaaggcagag GCTAAAACTCCAGTTCTGGTTGAGACACAGACAGTGGACAATGCCAATGAGAAATCAGAAAAA ccCCCAGAAAACCAAAAGAAGCTCTCTGACAAAGATACGGTAGCCACCAAgatccaggcctggtggcggggcACCCTGGTGCGTCGGGCACTGTTGCACGCAGCCCTCAGTGCCTGCATCATTCAGTGCTGGTGGCGGCTGATACTGTCCAAGATTCTGAAGAAGAGGCGGCAGGCAGCGCTAGAGGCCTTCTCCCGGAAGGAGTGGGCAGCAGTCACACTGCAGTCCCAGGCCCGCATGTGGCGCATCCGCAGACGCTATTGCCAGGTGCTCAATGCTGTTCGCATCATCCAGGCTTACTGGAGGTGCCGCTCCTGTGCTTCCCGGGGGTTCATCAAGGGCCAGTACAGAGTCACAGCCAACCAGCTGCATCTCCAGCTGGAGATCTTGCTGGACTCAGGGCCTTGCATTGTGACAGAGTGTATTCCCTTCTCAATAAAGGAATGA